A window of the Coregonus clupeaformis isolate EN_2021a unplaced genomic scaffold, ASM2061545v1 scaf0124, whole genome shotgun sequence genome harbors these coding sequences:
- the LOC121548566 gene encoding ankyrin repeat and SOCS box protein 13-like, which yields MEVETARPYFFGDIGCWSERTEVHKAASDGHVAQLQQLIQSGASVNIVAVDSITPLHEACERGQTQCVRLLLDAGAQVDARNTDGSTPLCEACSVGSFDCVRMLLEHGAKVNPTLSSRTTSPLHEACMGGNADVVKIMIAKGASLEAYDLYYGTPLHVACANEHTDCVKALLNAAAKVNYARLHKTALHHAAKVKSVDMIDLLVEFGANV from the exons GCTGCTGGTCGGAGAGGACCGAGGTGCACAAGGCGGCTTCTGACGGACATGTTGCCCAGCTGCAGCAGCTCATCCAGAGCGGAGCCTCCGTCAACATAGTGGCTGTGGACTCCATCACCCCCCTCCATGAGGCATGTGAAAGGGGGCAGACCCAGTGTGTCAGGCTGCTACTGGATGCTGGAGCACAG GTGGATGCCCGTAACACGGACGGTAGCACCCCTCTGTGTGAGGCCTGCTCGGTCGGGAGCTTTGACTGTGTGAGGATGCTGCTGGAGCATGGGGCCAAGGTGAACCCCACCCTCTCTTCCCGGACCACCTCACCCCTACACGAAGCCTGCATGGGGG GTAATGCTGACGTTGTGAAGATCATGATCGCTAAAGGTGCCAGTCTGGAGGCATATGACCTGTACTATGGGACCCCACTACATGTGGCATGTGCCAACGAACACACAGACTGTGTCAAGGCGCTACTCAACGCAG CTGCCAAAGTGAATTATGCTCGGCTGCACAAGACGGCCCTGCACCATGCTGCTAAAGTGAAGAGTGTAGACATGATCGACCTGCTGGTGGAGTTTGGGGCGAACGTCTAG